The DNA window TCACAATCAGGCCCAGAACCGTTGAAGAGAGAAGGTCCTGGTTTGAGCAGCATAACAGGGATGAGTTTCCTCTGATTGTGGCGGAGGAGGACGGCGCGGTTGCGGGGTATGCCAGCCTGTCCGCGTACCGCGACAATGATGCCTATGCCCCCACGATGGAACTTTCGATTTATGTGGCCCATGAATACAAAGGCAGAAAGGTCGGGGAGGCGCTGATGACGGAGCTGCTGCGGATAGCCAGGGAGAAGGGCAGAACGCATGCAATCATCTCGGTTATTACATCGGACAATACCGCCAGTATCCGTCTGCACGAGAAATTCGGTTTTGAATACTGTGGAGTTACAAAAGAAGTCGGATGGAAGTTCGACCGCTGGCTTGACACATTGTTTTATCAGTTGATAATCTGAGTAAAGCTTGGATCCGTGGAGGTGAAGGCCAATTTATGAAGGGAAGAGCAGTGAGGAGAATTCTGCTTCCGGTTCTGACGATCGTTTTTATTGCACTGAATCCCCCTGCTCCTGTGCATGCCGACTGGGTACAGGATAAGTTTGGCTGGTGGTACCAGGAAGAAGACGGCAGCTATCCCGTTTCCGTCTGGAAAGAGATGGACGGTAAATGGTATTATTTCAAAGATACCGGCTACATGGCCGACACGCCGATGATCATTGACGGGGTACAGTATTATTTCCACAGCTCGGGCGCCATGGTATCGGATGAGTGGGTCGAATTCATGGGAGAATGGTACTATTTTAACAAAGACGGTTCACTGGCAAGAAGCAGCTGGATCGGCGATCTCTATTATGTAGATAAACTGGGGGCCATGGTGAAGGATAAGCGGGTGGACGGGATTTATATTGACGAAGAGGGAGTTGCAGAACATCCGGGGGACGATTTTTTTGATTAAAAGACAGACATTGGAGGACAACTTAAGGTGAGCCGTACAATATTAAAGTTTTCATCGATTGTAATTCTGGCACAGGCGATTCTCACCGTAATATCGGGCGTGATTCTGGCGGCCGGCAGCAGCGCGCTGAGCGGGACGGAGTATGAATCCCTGATTGGAGCCACGATAATGCTTGCCATGGTTGCGATAGTGGAATCGGTTTTCCGCGGAATTGCGGCAATTATGGGACTTCGGAGCTGCAGACCTGGTTCCGGGACAAAAGCCATCTTTATTCTGGGTATTATTATGGTAGCCCTGGACGCGGCGGGATTAATCAATACGCTGCTCACGAGCGCACAGAGCGCCCCTGCTTCCCTGATTGCAGTGGCGATGTCGGGATTATATTTATTTTCAGTGTTTAAAATCAGGAAAGAAAATGCGGAGGGGAATTAGTTTCCCGATGATGGAAGAGAAAGCTTCCGGGCTCAATGGATCAGCCCGGAAGCTATTTTTATGAAATTAGATGTCATGCTCCAGCAGTAAGGTTGTTTCAGCCAGCCGAATTTAATCGGATACCTGGCTATGTCGCCAAAGTGCACAATGTGGAGGGCGGCCAGTTCCTTCTCCGTGAGGAGAGAACGGATCATCCGGTCGGAACAGAAGCAGGCTCCCACCCCTCTGACACAGAGAGAAAGAAGAGTTGCGAGGTTGTCAGACTGGGCCCTGACCTGAGGGAAAAATCCGGAAGCCGTGATTAGCTGCTGTCCAATCCGGCCGAAGATATCCTCCTGCCGGTTCAGAAGGAACGGACACTGGGCAAGGGGAGAAAGGCTGCCGAGCTTTTCTGTTTCACGCAGCACAGTGGCGGCCTGTTCCCCGTAGAGACGGGTTAAAAGCCGGGAAGAAACCAGGAGAACCAGTTCCTCCTCATAAAAGTCCTTCAGCTCCACACCCGGGATCTTATCGGGGAAATTAGCGATTGCCAGATCAAACTCGCCGTTCAGCAGTTTCTGCTGCAGCACATCGTTGGTGGCTTCAATTAATTGCACCTCGATTTTGGGATAAACCTCCTGATAACCCGCAATCAAATCGGGCATGATTGTGCGGCCCCGCGTATAGGCGATGCCGACCCGCAGTATGCCTTTCTCTTCGGCGGAGATGTCGCTGAATTCCTGTTCCATTGCGGAATACCGTTTCTGAAAATCGGCGGCGTAGCGGAGAAAGACCTGGCCGGCATAGGTCAGTTCCAGAGGCACATGGCGAATCAGAAGCGCACAGCCCAGCTCCTGTTCAACGGAGGCAATATGCGCGCTCAGCGTCTGCTGCGTGATGTGAAGCTGTTGGGCCGCCTTTGTAAAGCTGCGCTCCCTGGCGACGGTGGTAAAGTATTTCATGCTTAGAAAGTTCATAGAATCCCTCCCGGGAAGTTTAAATAATAATCGGGAAACAGGTTCGGATAGTAAGTTCTGACGTAACTGTTCAGAAGGCAGTATTCCGCGAGGTGTTTTCATGCATTTTTGCATGAAAATCCCGAGTTTTGTCAGCGCGAAACGGCATTTTGGGCTGTTCCTGTGCATCGCGAAGCGGTAACTATGAAGGTACTGAATAGTAAGTTCTGACAATGTATTGTTCGAACTATAATACAGTATTTTTCCTGTATTATATATCAAAAAGAACAGTTAGACAATTACATTTAATACTTTATAATATAAGATATAAGGGGGAAAGAAAAATGTTGGAGATAATGGTACTTGGTCTGTTTACAGCGGCGCTTCTGCTTTCGGCCGTATTTGGGGTTTCGGTTCTGTATGCACTGATTTTCGGATATTTTGTTTTCGCCGGATACGCCCTGATAAAGCATAATTCGTTGGCGGAAGTCCTGAAGATGTCTTTTAATGGAGTGAAAACCGTTAGAAATGTACTGATCGTTTTTATGCTGATAGGTATGCTGACTGCTCTGTGGCGTGCCGCGGGGACGATTCCGTTTCTCGTTGTCTGTACCTCGGGGCTGATTGTGCCTTCCGCATTTATTCTTTTCATTTTTCTCCTCAACTGCTTCGTCTCCGTCCTTACGGGAACCTCGCTTGGTACGGCGGCTACCAGCGGTGTAATCAGTATGGCAATGGCCGCTGCCGCGGGGGTGAACCCCGTTTATGCGGGCGGAGCCGTCCTGTCGGGAATTTACTTTGGCGACCGGTGTTCCCCGATGTCGACCAGCGCCCTGCTTGTCAGCGAACTGACCGGAACGGACATTTTTGATAATATTAGAAATATGATTCGGACCTCCGTTGTCCCATTTATAGCGGTGTGTGCCATCTATCTGACCCTTGGCATGAACGGAAGCGGCGCATCACCCGACGGCGGCCTTCTCACACTGCTGAAGGAGAGTTTTAATCTGCACTGGCTCGCCGCATTACCCGCCGGAATTGTTATCATCCTGTCCCTGTTCAGGGTCAGGGTCAAAAAGACCATGATAATCAGCATATTGATGGCCGGTATAATCAGCATAGTTCTTCAGGGAGTAACGCTTCCGGAGCTTTTTTCGTTCCTGTTCACGGGTTACCGCATTGAGGAGCCGGGATTGGCGGCCATGATGAACGGGGGCGGCCTATTATCCATGGTGAAAGTAAGCGCAATTATCTGTATTTCCTCCTCCTATTCCGGCATTTTTGAGAAAACAGGAATTCTGCAGGGAGTTAAGCAGAGAATAGGCAGACTGGGACAGAAAATTACACCTTACGGAGGAGAACTGGTCACCTCACTGGTGGCCTCCATGGCGGCATGTAACCAGACATTGGGAATTATCCTGACCTATCAGCTCTGCAAAGATATGGTCCATGACAGGAGGAAAATGGCGCTCTACCTGGAAAATACGGCGGTCATTGTAGCGCCGCTGGTTCCCTGGTCCGTTGCCTGCGCAGCGCCTATGGCGGCAATATCGGCCGTCAATGTGGGCGGATGCATTCTTTTTGCTTTTTACATTTACCTGCTTCCGGCATGGAACCTTTTCCGAAACAGAAAGAGACGGGAGGGAAGCGTTTATGGAAATCGTAAGACTGTTTAACCTTCAGGGGAGCTTATTCATAATGATTCTGGCCGGTGCTGTCCTGAAAAGAAAAGGAATCATAGACGAGCCGGGAAAACGTTGTCTGACGGATCTCTGTGTCAATATCATCATACCGTGCAACATCATCAAATCCTGCCTGATGGAATTCGACCTGTCGATCATGAAGGCCTGCGGCCTTCTTCTGGTGGTGGGAATCGTCATGCAGTTTTTCTGCCTCTTTCTCAACCGGTTTTTATTTAACGGCTTTGGAGAACAGCAGAAAAAGGTGCTCCAATACTGTACAATCGTATCAAACGGCGGCTTTCTCGGGAACCCGGTTGCAGAGGGCGTTTACGGCTCTTTGGGTCTGCTGTATGCCTCCATCTTTCTGATACCGATGCGCGTGGTCATGTGGTCGGCGGGCACCTCCTATTTTGTAGCGGGCACCTCGGACAAAAAGAAAGTACTGCACAATATACTGACCCACCCCTGCCTGGTAGCCGTATACATCGGCCTGTTTTTGATGTTCACCCAGATTCATGTGCCGGAAGTTCTGGCATCTACGGTTAAAAGTATCGGCGGCTGCAATTCGGCCATTACCATGTTCATCATCGGAACAATTCTTGCGGATGTGGACGTCAGAACCATTATTAACAGGACCACGGTCGGCTTCAGTATCTTCCGCCTCGTCCTGCTCCCGGCCGCAGCCCTGGCGCTCAGCCATGCCCTGGGCCTCGACCCGGTGGCTTCCGGCGTGGCCGTGATCATGACGGGCATGCCGGCAGGAGCAACGGCGGCTATCTTTGCGGCACGGTATGGAAGCGATGCGGAATTCGCCACGAAATGCGTGGTGCTGTCTACGCTGCTGTCGATGGTCACGATTCCCATGTGGGTGATGTGATGAGAGTCCATCAGCCGCTGTAAGACGGCAGACGGGGGAGTGGGTTGGATGGATGAATCTTCAGTCCCGGCGGGAAGTTGTGGTGAGGGGGAATCCAGGAGAAAAAATTCCTACGGGGACCCGCTTTCGCTTGTGGAGCGCACAGCGGATGCTAAGACGTCAAAGAACGCCGTCTAAGCACCGGCGGGCTCCAATGTCCCCTTCGGAAAGTTTTCTCCTTCCTTCCCCGGACAGGTTATCGATGGGACTGAAGACTCAGGGAAGGTTGTTGCCCCGTCCGCCGGCTTCAGGGCTGATCGTCTCTTTCGAGTGCGGGGGGAGGTATTGTCGCAGCCACTATGTAGTCGTGAATCTTTTACCTTATGAAAGTATTTTAGGCTGGATTCAGAGAAAAATCCAAAGCTATATTTGATGATGAATCAAAAAATTCAATGGTTATTCAAGGACAAGTAAAGCTTCAAAGCTCAGATTCATCAATTTAATACCATACAGGGGGCATTCTCCTGGAATTCGAGAAAATGTAGTGGTAGCGACAATACCTCCCCCCTTGAAGGAATAAGAACAATTCAGCGGCCGCAGGCCGGGGTACGGGATGGCGACAACCTTCGCGTCTTCAGTCCCGGCCATAACCTTCCTGTGGGGAATCCGGGAGAAAAAGATTCCGCAGGGAACCTGGGAGTTCATCGGCACTTACCGAGGTATTTCACGAGGTTAGTGTCCGTTATGTACTCCAAAGAGCGCAAGCGTTTCCCGAAGGAACTTTTTCTGCCCGGATTCCCCACTCGCGACAACTTACAAACCGGGACTGAAGACTCACATCCTCCCCCTCACCATCCCGAACCCCGCACAGAGCAAATACGACAGAGACAAACCAACCATACAAGCTTTATTCCCAATAGAGTGACCATCATGTCATAACATCGGAATAAGGCTCTGTTTTTTTGTGAATAATCAATTTAAATAAAACAAAAAACGAACATCCCAAAAACAATCAGTACCGTAACCGGCCAAACATCCCCGGAAACAATTCGCGCCTGCGGCAAGTGCGGCCCCGCACTTGGGGAAGAGTCATTCAGCCGTCCTTACAAACGGTCCTCTATCCCCAACTAAAAATATATTGACGAATCCCCACATTTATGATATAGTAGACGGGCGAATGGAAGAACTTAGGTCTTTTTTTTATGCTCAAAATCAGGGACAAAACCCTGCAAAACGTTGTAAAATAAAGGCTGTGACAAATCAACAATTTAAGTGGAGGTGGAAGTCGTGCGCACAAGAATTACACTGGCATGTACAGAATGCAAACAACGTAATTACAACATGACTAAGGATAAGAAGACTCATCCTGACAGAATGGAAACAAAGAAGTATTGCAGATTCTGTAAAACACATACGTTACACAAAGAAACAAAATAAGGTAACTGATTGTACCTGGGATCAGGCGGCAGCCTGATAACATTGGAGGACAAATTATGGGTGAAACAGAAAATACCAAAAAAGCTCCTAAAAAGAGCTATTGGAAAGGCCTTCAGGCCGAGTACAAGAAAATCGTCTGGCCCGACAAAGATACTGTCATTAAGCAGACAGGCGCCGTAGTTGCGGTTGCCGTTGCTTTGGGACTGATTATTGCAGCACTTGATACGATTATCGTAACAGGACTGCACTTCGTTATCTAATTTAAGGGCAAAGGTGAGAATATGTCAGAAGCAAATTGGTATGTAGTGCATACTTATTCCGGCTATGAAAACAAAGTAAAAGTTGACATCGAAAAGACAATTGAAAACAGAAAGCTCCAGGATCAGATCTTAGAGGTATCCGTGCCTATGCAGGATGTCATTGAGCTGAAGAACGGGGCGCAGAAACAGGTTGCCAAGAAGATGTTTCCCGGATATGTACTGATTAACATGGTTATGAACGATGACACATGGTATGTAGTACGCAACACCCGTGGTGTAACAGGATTTGTTGGTCCGGGTTCCAAGCCGGTTCCGCTTACGGAAGGCGAGATGGACTCTCTGGGATTCAGGGAAGCCGGATTAGTAGTCGACTTTGAAGAAGGTGACACGGTTGTTGTTACCGCAGGGGCCTGGAAAGATACCGTTGGTGTAATCAAGTCCATCAACGAAGGAAAGCAGACCCTTACTATCAATGTGGAGATGTTCGGCCGTGAGACACCGGTGGAACTGTCTTTTACAGAAGTAAAGAAGATGTAACAAGTACGGCCTTTAATCGGTTTAGAGGCTCGTGGGAGGGAAATCCCCGCAATTACCACATTTATTTAGGAGGTGCCTAATCATGGCAAAGAAAGTAACAGGATACATTAAATTACAGATTCCTGCTGGTAAAGCTACACCAGCACCGCCAGTTGGACCAGCTCTTGGTCAGCACGGCGTTAATATCGTTCAGTTCACAAAAGAATTCAACGCAAGAACAGCAGATCAGGGCGACCTGGTTATCCCGGTTGTTATCACTGTATATGCTGACAGAAGTTTCAGCTTTATTACAAAGACTCCGCCGGCTGCAGTTTTGTTAAAGAAGGCATGCAAGCTTAAATCCGGCTCTGCTGCACCTAACAAGACAAAAGTAGCTACCATCTCTAAAGAAGAACTTCAGAAAATTGCAGAATTAAAGATGCCAGACTTAAATGCAGCAAGCCTTGAGGCTGCTATGAGCATGATTGCTGGTACAGCAAGAAGTATGGGAATCACTGTTGCTGAATAAGCTGAAGTAATTAGTCATACCCGTGAAGTATAATTGAGATGTTTTTTGTAACGTGGGAGGGAAATCCCCGACAACACCACTAGGAGGTTATTTATAATGAAAAGAGGAAAAAGATACGTAGAGGCTGCTAAATTAGTAGACCGCACAAATCTTTATGATGCTGCAGAAGCTATTTCTATCGTTAAGAAAGCAGCGGCAGCTAAATTTGATGAAACAATTGAAGCTCACATCAGAACCGGCTGTGACGGACGTCATGCTGATCAGCAGATCCGTGGTGCCGTAGTTTTACCGCATGGAACTGGTAAGACAGTTAGAATCCTTGTATTCGCTAAGGGACCGAAGGCAGAAGAGGCTCAGGCAGCAGGCGCAGATTTCGTAGGCGCAGAAGAGCTCATCCCGAAGATCCAGAATGAAGGATGGTTAGATTTCGACGTAGTTGTTGCTACACCTGATATGATGGGTGTTGTTGGACGTTTAGGACGTGTACTTGGACCGAAGGGCTTAATGCCAAACCCGAAGGCTGGTACGGTTACCATGGACGTAACAAAAGCTATCAACGATATCAAAGCTGGTAAGATTGAGTACAGACTTGATAAAACAAACATTATCCATGTGCCAGTAGGAAAAGCTTCTTTCACAGAAGACAAATTAGCGGACAACTTCCAGACGCTTATCGACGCTATCCTGAAGGCAAAACCTGCTACATTAAAAGGTTCTTACTTAAAGAGCGTAACACTGACATCCACTATGGGTCCTGGTGTTAAATTAAATGTTGCAAAGCTTGTGAACTAATTCAGGGGCGATAGAAATATTTATATTTAGAAAAACCGGAACAAAGGCCATGCGCTTTTGTTCCGGTTTTTTGACTGTTTTGCAATAAAAAATCTGTGCAGAGTGCTTTTGGCATTAATTGCAATGATAATAGACATCAGGGATGCAATCCTGTATACTTAGATAGTATAGACGGAGACAAAAGGGCGAAGATGGTGATGGAAAGATATGACGAAGAAAAAAATGTATGCTATGATATCGTTGATAACGCTTACGCTGCTTGGTGGTATTGCAGGATGTAACAAGAGAGAACAGACGGTGCCGAAGCCCGATTCGCCGGTGGTGATTACACTCTGGCACTCTTATAATGCCGTGGCGAAGATGCAGTTTGATAAACTGCTTCAGGAGTTCAATGATACGGTAGGGATGGAGAAGAATATTATCGTAGATGCCAAGGGATATGGCTCCAGCGATGAGCTGGAGGAGGTTTTGTATGCATCCGCCAACCGCATGATAGGATCGGAACCTCTCCCGGATATATTTGCATCCTATCCGGACAGCGCTTACAGGCTGGATCAGATAGCCCCGTTAGTACCTTTGGAACGATATTTTACGGAAGAAGAGCTGCAGAAGTACCAGCCGGAGTTTCTGGAAGAGGGTGTGTGGGATGAAGAGGGGAATCATAAGATGATCCCTGTGGCAAAGTCGACAGAACTTTTATATCTGAACAGGACCGACTGGGAATGCTTTTCAGCGGAGACAGGCGCGTCGACAGAACAGCTTGGAACCTGGGAAGGGCTGGCGGAAGTGGCGGAGCTTTACTACGGATGGTCCGGAGGAAAGCCATTCCTTGGCATGAATTATTACAATGATTTTTCAGTCATGGCAGCGGCTCAGCTTGGGGAGGCAATTTACAGCGGCAGCGGTAATTTTGAATTTTCCAGGGAGACGGCCCGCAGAGCGTGGGAGGCTTATTATGTACCTCATGTGATGGGATGGTATGAGAGCCGGGAATATAATCAGGACGGCGTCAAGAGCGGAAAACTGATGGCCTATATCGGTTCATCGGCCGGAGCCGGTTTTTTCCCGGGCGAAGTGATAGAAGATGAGGAGAAGTCCTACCCGATCGAGTGTGAATGCTTTCCGTACCCTACGTTTGACGGGGGAGTTGGGTATATGACACAGAGAGGGGCCAATATGGGCATCTTTGCCTCCGACGGGATGCGGGAGAAGGCGGCCTGTGAATTTCTTAAGTGGTTTACGGCGCCCGAACAGAATATACGCTTTGCAGTAGCTACCGGATATCTGCCTGTGGAGGAAAAAGCTCTGGAATCCGTGCCGGAGCTGTTAAATCACGTCGACAGGACAAATAATGCGGATGCAATTGGCAGCAGCATCTGTGTATTTCTGGATGCCAGAAAACAAAGGCCGTTTTACATTAAAAAGGCTTTTGAAGGTTCCTATGATAAGAATAAGTATTTTGCAGAGTCACTTGAAAATAAAACGGTCGAAGCCCTGGAGGTAATGAAGAGACGGATCGGAAACGGGGAAATAAAGAAAGATGTGCAGTCGGATCTGTTATCGGATGATTTTTTTAACCGGTGGTATGATTCTCTTATTAAAGAAATGGCTGGTATAACAGATGGGGAAAAAGATTAGGAGCAGGAATATTGCATTTAATTTAGCAGTGGTATTTGTCTGTTTTGCTGTCTTCCAAAGTGTTCTGCTGACCGGCATTATGGTTGGCAGCGGCGTTCTGACAAGGGCAAAGCAAAATGAGTACAGGATTTTTTCCGAGAAGGTAAACGGACAGAAGAATAATCTGGAAAACGAGATGGAGAATATCTGGACGAATTTCGAGTATGATACGGAACGGATGAGCCGTTATCTCGAAAGCATGGATAATCCGGACATTTCCGGGCGGGAAAACGAGGTATTGGAAGCTCTGGCTCCGACGGTGCTGGATGCACTCTTCCATACGAAGACCACGGGAGCATTTCTGATATTGCCGGATGAGGGAAAAACGGATAATTCTCTGGCCGCGCTCTATTTCCGGAATAATAACCCTGAGAAGGCGGGAGAGGATAATGCCAACGTCTATATGCTGACAGGTCCCTGGAACGTGGCCGAGACAATGGAGATTGCAACAACCGCAAACTGGAGTTTCAGGCTTAATTTGACTGACGGCAACCGGAATTTTTTCGATAAACCGTATGAAGCCGCAATGAAGTACGGACGCTCGGGATGGCTGGGATACTGGAGCCTTCCCTTCAGGGTAAATCCACAGGATGAGGAGGTTATCACGTATTCCATCCCCCTGTTCGGCGACGATG is part of the [Clostridium] symbiosum genome and encodes:
- a CDS encoding N-acetyltransferase family protein, whose translation is MKIRWAEERDLQGMVEIFNYEVLNGTASFTIRPRTVEERRSWFEQHNRDEFPLIVAEEDGAVAGYASLSAYRDNDAYAPTMELSIYVAHEYKGRKVGEALMTELLRIAREKGRTHAIISVITSDNTASIRLHEKFGFEYCGVTKEVGWKFDRWLDTLFYQLII
- a CDS encoding LysR family transcriptional regulator codes for the protein MNFLSMKYFTTVARERSFTKAAQQLHITQQTLSAHIASVEQELGCALLIRHVPLELTYAGQVFLRYAADFQKRYSAMEQEFSDISAEEKGILRVGIAYTRGRTIMPDLIAGYQEVYPKIEVQLIEATNDVLQQKLLNGEFDLAIANFPDKIPGVELKDFYEEELVLLVSSRLLTRLYGEQAATVLRETEKLGSLSPLAQCPFLLNRQEDIFGRIGQQLITASGFFPQVRAQSDNLATLLSLCVRGVGACFCSDRMIRSLLTEKELAALHIVHFGDIARYPIKFGWLKQPYCWSMTSNFIKIASGLIH
- a CDS encoding Na+/H+ antiporter NhaC family protein; translation: MLEIMVLGLFTAALLLSAVFGVSVLYALIFGYFVFAGYALIKHNSLAEVLKMSFNGVKTVRNVLIVFMLIGMLTALWRAAGTIPFLVVCTSGLIVPSAFILFIFLLNCFVSVLTGTSLGTAATSGVISMAMAAAAGVNPVYAGGAVLSGIYFGDRCSPMSTSALLVSELTGTDIFDNIRNMIRTSVVPFIAVCAIYLTLGMNGSGASPDGGLLTLLKESFNLHWLAALPAGIVIILSLFRVRVKKTMIISILMAGIISIVLQGVTLPELFSFLFTGYRIEEPGLAAMMNGGGLLSMVKVSAIICISSSYSGIFEKTGILQGVKQRIGRLGQKITPYGGELVTSLVASMAACNQTLGIILTYQLCKDMVHDRRKMALYLENTAVIVAPLVPWSVACAAPMAAISAVNVGGCILFAFYIYLLPAWNLFRNRKRREGSVYGNRKTV
- a CDS encoding AEC family transporter; translated protein: MEIVRLFNLQGSLFIMILAGAVLKRKGIIDEPGKRCLTDLCVNIIIPCNIIKSCLMEFDLSIMKACGLLLVVGIVMQFFCLFLNRFLFNGFGEQQKKVLQYCTIVSNGGFLGNPVAEGVYGSLGLLYASIFLIPMRVVMWSAGTSYFVAGTSDKKKVLHNILTHPCLVAVYIGLFLMFTQIHVPEVLASTVKSIGGCNSAITMFIIGTILADVDVRTIINRTTVGFSIFRLVLLPAAALALSHALGLDPVASGVAVIMTGMPAGATAAIFAARYGSDAEFATKCVVLSTLLSMVTIPMWVM
- the rpmG gene encoding 50S ribosomal protein L33 — protein: MRTRITLACTECKQRNYNMTKDKKTHPDRMETKKYCRFCKTHTLHKETK
- the secE gene encoding preprotein translocase subunit SecE codes for the protein MGETENTKKAPKKSYWKGLQAEYKKIVWPDKDTVIKQTGAVVAVAVALGLIIAALDTIIVTGLHFVI
- the nusG gene encoding transcription termination/antitermination protein NusG, which produces MSEANWYVVHTYSGYENKVKVDIEKTIENRKLQDQILEVSVPMQDVIELKNGAQKQVAKKMFPGYVLINMVMNDDTWYVVRNTRGVTGFVGPGSKPVPLTEGEMDSLGFREAGLVVDFEEGDTVVVTAGAWKDTVGVIKSINEGKQTLTINVEMFGRETPVELSFTEVKKM
- the rplK gene encoding 50S ribosomal protein L11, with product MAKKVTGYIKLQIPAGKATPAPPVGPALGQHGVNIVQFTKEFNARTADQGDLVIPVVITVYADRSFSFITKTPPAAVLLKKACKLKSGSAAPNKTKVATISKEELQKIAELKMPDLNAASLEAAMSMIAGTARSMGITVAE
- the rplA gene encoding 50S ribosomal protein L1 encodes the protein MKRGKRYVEAAKLVDRTNLYDAAEAISIVKKAAAAKFDETIEAHIRTGCDGRHADQQIRGAVVLPHGTGKTVRILVFAKGPKAEEAQAAGADFVGAEELIPKIQNEGWLDFDVVVATPDMMGVVGRLGRVLGPKGLMPNPKAGTVTMDVTKAINDIKAGKIEYRLDKTNIIHVPVGKASFTEDKLADNFQTLIDAILKAKPATLKGSYLKSVTLTSTMGPGVKLNVAKLVN
- a CDS encoding extracellular solute-binding protein, translating into MTKKKMYAMISLITLTLLGGIAGCNKREQTVPKPDSPVVITLWHSYNAVAKMQFDKLLQEFNDTVGMEKNIIVDAKGYGSSDELEEVLYASANRMIGSEPLPDIFASYPDSAYRLDQIAPLVPLERYFTEEELQKYQPEFLEEGVWDEEGNHKMIPVAKSTELLYLNRTDWECFSAETGASTEQLGTWEGLAEVAELYYGWSGGKPFLGMNYYNDFSVMAAAQLGEAIYSGSGNFEFSRETARRAWEAYYVPHVMGWYESREYNQDGVKSGKLMAYIGSSAGAGFFPGEVIEDEEKSYPIECECFPYPTFDGGVGYMTQRGANMGIFASDGMREKAACEFLKWFTAPEQNIRFAVATGYLPVEEKALESVPELLNHVDRTNNADAIGSSICVFLDARKQRPFYIKKAFEGSYDKNKYFAESLENKTVEALEVMKRRIGNGEIKKDVQSDLLSDDFFNRWYDSLIKEMAGITDGEKD